In the genome of Euleptes europaea isolate rEulEur1 chromosome 4, rEulEur1.hap1, whole genome shotgun sequence, the window TGGCCGGGTGTCCTTTATTAGATATTAGATTTAATTAGTGCTGAAAAGTTGACTATAAATTCTATAAGTGAATGCACCTGTGCTTTTAGTGAAAGTACTTATTAAAACATGCAGCCCGTTTTAGGGGAAAATACATTTGAGAGTTGAGAACTGGTAAACACTAAGATgagctttccctctctctcttctaGATCCGCGAGTTGAAGGCTACCCACTCATGGCTTCACCTTTTCCACAGACAATTATTATTGTAGCCTATATATATTTTGTCACTAATTTGGGACCGaagttcatggagaacaggaagcCTTTTGAACTGAGACAACTCATGGTTGCCTACAACTTTGGTGTAGTGGCTCTTTCGATTTATCTGACATATGAAGTAAGTACTGTATGGGAGTAGATGGGTGATTATTTAGTTCACCTGACTGGCAGAACTGACCTTTCTTGCAGAGGTtggaattggggtgtgtgtgtctgcgtgCTGAATCGCAGGACCTCATAGCTCAGCTTCAGAGATGGGAATGATAGTGCACCCTTTCCACCTGGCTGAGCCACTTAAGGAGAAAGGAGCCCATTCCATGCTTGGGAAAGCAGCTAAAAGGACAAAAACTTTaccttccagctccttcatgcTCATGCTGTGACAGCAAATGTCTTACTGGGACTGCAgtgtttttttaacaataaaataaccagcccttttcatttaaacaaaaaaaaaaaaaggtttcctttGCAGCCCTGTGAGAAATAGTCTGTATAAACAGAGGCTTTAATTTTACTGGTGGTGCTTCCTgctgccactccccccccacacacactatggGTTTGATCCAGAGTacattttctgctaatggaaaagTAGGtgtgatttctgccaattccctcttcctgctgtaGACCCCGTGCGACCCTCATGCCCATTTTGGggaaatcagtgggctgcagcaggaaggggagaggcagGGGTGTCCTGTTCTTTTGCTGGAAACtgggcctggatccaacccagtatgacTAACTGGGGTTGAATCCTGCAGGCCGATATGTTCACTTCACCCTATGTTGTTAGGAGCGGGGTGTGAGCACCCTAGACCCTCCTGCGAACCTCTCCTGGGAGAAATCCTGGGCTGTGAAGTATCACCACCACTGTGTCTACTTCTGATACATAGAGGTGTTTACCTGTGGAGTTGGCACATGAGAGTCCCACAGCTAGTTTGGACGATGCCCCATATCAGAACAAAATTGAACGACTGCTCAGCACGGCTGAAAGTTTTTGCTTGTAAAATGTTCTTAATGCTAATCATCCATTCAGAAGTAATAGTGAGCCAATAAAAGTCTGTTTCTGCCTTTCATTGGAGCTTTACATAGTTCTGCCAAATTGGCAGCATATCTACTAAAGGAGTTCACCTGAAACCTCTATGAGCTAGAGTGCAAATTTTGTAATTAAGCTAGTGCTGCTGGGCTTATTTATGTCTTAATTGGCCTGTGAAAATGCTCAGAGGTGAATGGGATGGTTTCCACTTGCATTTTTTATAAGATAGATTTGATAAGAGTTTTAGCAGTATTTTTCAAAGGCTTGATTTCTGTTGGATGGTGCGCGCGCGCTCGAAGTGGGGGCACATCACAAAGACCTACATATGTCACTTCTGTAATGTTATATTGTTGGCCTTGTTGAAGTATATGTCTTCTGGTTTATAAGTCGCTATGTGAATATGTCTACAAGCTTTAATAGCCCACAAAACGTTTAATTGGTTGCCTCCCTGAACATACCTGTGTTAATAATTTTGTGCTATAGACAGCCTGTAGGAAGTAAGACCATTTCCACTTCTAGTGTATATGAGATTCCCTGCCTAATTGAACAGTGACAATCTTTGCTTGTCACTTGTGGGATTGCTTTTTGCCAGCCTGTCTCTGCAGAAATGTGAATAAAACTCCATCTAGAAAAACTCATTTTCTTCAACATCCCCCCCCTTTGGGATTTTTCACCCTGTACCTCAAGTGTTCTCACCTTACTTGCCTTGAACCTcacttactactactactactactactggatTACCTGTTATGGGGAGACACAACATGTGCCAATCTGCACAGTGCATCATACTACTGTACAATGCTCATTCTAACATAATGCAAACCGAAATATCTTCCTCTTCGTGCAGTTTCTCATGTCTGGCTGGGCCACAGGCTATTCATTTCGTTGTGACATCGTTGATTACTCTTCGTCACCTATGGCTTTAAGGGTAAGTATTGTAACAGAATTGCTGTGCTCCATTAGGATCCCAGAATATTTTTTACTGGTTTACCACCAAAACAGCAAGGAGCTGCAAATGAGTGGATATGTgcctgtaataataataaaaaagactgACCATGAGCTCCAGTGCGGTCAGCACCTTTGCAAATATACAGAAAGACCTTTATTCTCTTTTATATCGATCTGTCCTATATCATATGTTCTTTTAAACTCGTCGAAGCTTTACAAGTGGTTTGTGGCATAGGTACAACCAACAAAAAGCCTCAGTAGGCATGCAGATTTCCTTATTGATTCGTTGGCCTgtcttttctcctgtctgcaaaATGGTGGGTACTGTAATGGAGCAGAAATTACTAAATTCTTTACTTAAATTTGGCCTTTTTAAAGAAGGTTTTCAAACAGTAACAAAAATGTTCCTGGTTTTAAAAGTGCTGCGTTTAGACTGGAATTATTTCTGTTCTCTGCAGATGGTTCGAGTCTGCTGGCTGTATTACTTCTCTAAATTCATCGAATTGCTAGACACGGTAAGTTTGTGGCTTCCGAATTTAATAAATATAGTGCTGTTCTGAGATTCTGCTCTGTGTGTATATtcaatataaagaaaaaaattagtGTGTAAAGATCACTGGGTAAATATAAACATGTAACATGGTGTAATTAGTTTGGTCGATAAGGACTGGAAAATCCTGTGCTTTCCTGACTTCCTGTCCCTCATCCATTACAGCAGTTAAAATTTTTGTACCTACTAATTATCCATTGGTATGGTTGCCCTGATTACTTAGCCCCATATTTGCCTGGTTTTCAGGCTTCTTTGAGACTTTGCTGAGTACCGTATATattcgcgtataagctgagtttttcagcccaaaaaaagggctgaaaaagccgaactcggcttatacgcgggtcaatacggtagggtaggggaggagggagaggagggaggggggaacttaccattctcgccgccgccgcccccgctgggcCCACGAGGGATCCTCTGGCCGGCcacggccggcaggggccttctgcagggccggcaaggccgccgctggccccgcgagggttcctctggccggcaggggccttctgcagggccggcaaggccgcccccTGCTGCCGCcggccccgcgagggttcctccggccggcagcggccggcaggggccttctgcagggccggcaaggccgccccgcccccgccgccggccccgcgagggttcctccggccggcagcggccttctgcagggccggcaaggccacCCTGCCCCCGCCGCCAGCCCCGCGAgagttcctccggccggcaggggcctctgcagggtcGGCAAGGCCGCCCTGCCGCCGGCcccgcgagggttcttccggctggcagcggcctcctgcagggccaggAAGGctgcgctgctgctgccgccgccgactctcctggtgagtagggggttcaggggctcttccccctcccccccttgaatggcactggggtcggggtgggtcggggtgggttgggttgggaggtcccgggaggccggtgggagggtgacctggggcaggggcaagatcttccctgcgctctaaaatggcggccgccattttagagcgcagctttaccagaaaagggaatttcttattgaccctcggcttatacgcgggtcaataagaaattcccttttctggcctcaagtttgggggggtcggcttatactcgggtcggcttatacccgagtatatacggtagtttctAAGAAATTAGTAAGTTAGGAGGTAGGGATTGGTACATAAGTGTGAGGTTACAAACCAATCCTCCCACCTCTCCAGAAGAATTTGCTAGTAATAGAGATTAGTGGCCAGGAAGAGAAGTGGTTCAAGAACACTTCCCAGACCTCTTGTGCAAAATCGTGTACCTttttaataatgtgtgtgtgtggtggggggatgaGGTAGAGCAAAAAGGTACCACCATATCACATGTTGCCTTATGAAGTgcattttctttctctgtgttcctgtagCAATTTATGTGAAAAGTGTTTAAGCTATTGGCACTCCTACGGGTGCTCTGGAATTTTATCTGTGTTGAAGAAATCACAGGTTTAAAGCTTGTATAAAAGGCACTACTGAAAGTCTAGAAAAATTAATAAAGTGTTGTAAGGCTggcttttctcctccccccataTTGTCTGAGTTGGAGACAATTGAGACCTGACATGATGTTTAGGACATGTCTGAACCTGGCGAATAGCCTAGAAGCATCTGCTTCACTAACATTGCGAAGGCAACTCTGGTCTTGATTAATCGTCGTCCCCCAAAGATTCTCCAGATTGTCTAAAGAAAATGGAGGATATaagggattggatccagccagctttttcactttgTCTCATCCACTTCACCTCCTTACTACAGCACTTGTCTCAGattgcttttgtacatgcagatcccatgattcccagcCTAGCCATTGTTGGTGGTGAAAGGGAATTCTCCCTCCTTCatcttcaccagcagaaaagattATTGCATCTAACCCAAGAGATCAAATGAGTTAGTTCACTTCTTGTCACACTGAATAGAGCTGATGTCTGGTCAGATGGTAGCTCGTATGGGCTTTTATACATCCTCAGTAGTTCATAAATCACTCTTGTATGTCTGCATCTTCATTGGTGAAATGAAAGTCGAGAATGACCTTTCAGTGCATCCAGTCATACAGTCTATGTGCGCTTAACTTTAAATGCAAGTTGCACTAAGATCTATTTAAATTATTTCAGGTCTTCTTTGTCCTGCGAAAGAAAAACGGCCAAGTTACATTCCTGCATGTCTTCCATCACTCAATCATGCCTTGGACCTGGTGGTTTGGAGTCAAATTTGCTCCAGGTAGTTGAGAGTTCAAATAATAGGCTTAATTGTAAAGTGTACTTTATAAACAATACAGTGTGTTTAAGGGGATTTCtcaccttcttttttaaaaagcaactttaATATATGGACCACCTTCCTGACAGCAACTGGATAACCAAATGATACAGCAGATGCCATGTTAATTATTAGCCTTTTTTGTAAGTGAACCTATCCCTGAAAATGTATGGCTACAATATACAGGAATGATAGTTATCTCATGCTGTAGATTGTCTTGCATAAAAATCTTCACAATACTTGGCattttgagtgagaaaaaccttatattgaaaagcatttcactcattaaaaaaatgccATCCTGTTTCAGTGGGGAGTTCCCCCACAGTGTTTCCCCAGATTAAGaagtcggtgtgtgtgtgtgtcacaaacTGTTAACTCTTACTGCCCCCCTTCAAATCTCTGCTTCCAATGTATAAGGTCATAAAAGTTTCACTTTTTTCTGCATTATGCTTTCCTTTGGGTTGTAGCCATTGCCATGACTAGGGTTTCAGATCCAGAAGGGGTTGACATGTAAGACGCACAAAATTCCCACTTGCTAGCATGGGAAATTATTTTGACAGGGCAAGGTAGATAATAAGCTCATTAGGAAATTCTCTAGTGAGATGATCTGGATCAATTACTTAGCCCAGAGAGGCTGAGGCTGTAGTCCCTTAAGATAAACCCATAACTGTGCAATAGGATATTCATGGTTGGTATATATAAAAACATACCAAAACCCTGAAATAAGTATACAAACTATTTTGGTATTTCACACGTTCACTAAAACCACTAGGTATTTCACACTTCCCTAGAAATCTTTCAGTTTGCATCTAGTTACTACTTCTCTGCTTTCACATAAATCTATATATATACATGACCATTTCCAGGTAAGTCACACCTACAATCCTTCTGAGTTTGATTAATTGTGTTAGTGCACCAAACGGGAGGTGGGGAAAAGGCTTTCATACTGAGAAAAGCCTGAAAACATGCCGCCAGCAGTGTTACTGGATGGGAAATAAACGTGTGAGAAAGAGCCCCACCCAGGACCTGTTACTGTTGATGCTGAATCCGGCATTGTAATATGCCTAGAAGACTTGCCAAATGGATGGTAGCTATCCATGTGAAAAGTCTATGTTCCAGCTGAACCGGCACGACAACTTTAAAAGCAACAGTGTTGATCTACATGGTGAACTCCATGTTTGTGTTATGGAGCTTCCTCTTCACAAGCAGGTGCCTCTGACAGCAACTGCACTACTCTTATATCATACTGAGTGATCTTCAGGCTCCCAGAGGTGAATGCGTCATTTCCTAGCTAACTGTCTGCATGATGATGTGTTTGTATACCTGGTAGGTACACAACTGATAACTGACTCTTTATCTTTTCTACTCACAGGTGGCTTAGGAACATTCCATGGTATGATAAATGCCATTGTGCATGTCATTATGTACACCTACTACGCCCTCAGTTCACTGGGACCATCGTTTTATAAGTACTTGTGGTGGAAAAAGCATATGACATCTATACAACTTGTAAGTATCTTTCAAATCATGTACAGATTGTATTTTTCCCCAAGTATTGTCTATCTGTGACTTGGATCCAGCGGTAGGCTTCTGCTATTGGAAGGGGGTGCATCATTTGCGGATTTCCCCCTTTGTACTGCACACCCCTGCAACATGTCTTTGTGCTGTTCCTTAGGatcccttgtccccccccccccccacaccctggagcaacattttgggctgcagtgggatggGGAGCCAAGAAACCCATGTTCGGCTGACAGAAATCACTGTTGGATCCCTCTCTGTCGGTGTTTTGTATACCTTGTTTGCATGCTATACAAGACCTTAAGAAGATTGCTGAATACATTGTATGGCCCTTGGCTTTTACAATTTAACCTGGCTCTTCCAGAACGAAAGATCACATCTCTTTAAAGTATAGGTCATGAATGTAAAAACAAAACCTAAATTATATAGGACTCTTTCCAAATCCTGTTTACAATCCTGTAACACCAGGGCAGTGGTATCCCAGTATCATGCATACAGCAATTTAAGAAACTTCCCAAAATCTGTAGTGTACTTTTTTGACAATTTGAAAGTGGTTTACAAATTAGGAACAATAAAAAGGAGcataagcaacaacaaaaaacaaaccacttttaaaatatttggtaGCATTTGAAAATCAGGACCTAAAAATATGAATCTGAATTTAAATGTTTCTAAATTCTTTTGAAATGACTAGACAAGTGGGGCAACGGAAATCCCTCCAAGATGAAAGGCACTGTGGCACGTGTAGGCCTTACCAATTGAtctcaaaatggggggggggtcacatggGAGTAGATGCTGTCCCACATAGCACACTTCCAAGACTTCTAAGGTTTAAAAGCCAACACTTTAAATTTGGCCCAGAAACATTCAGGAAGTCAGTGTAGCTTTTTCAACAATGGGGGAAATATTTATCTTGTCTATGTGAGGGCCTAGGGAAAATATTGAAATTTTTAAATCTGAGGCGCTTctttcagtttttccaatggaaaaaactGGAAAACTTGGGGGAACAATGAAAAGAAATTCCTGTAAGATaattttctgttaaaaaatagtaaaatgctttttaaggcaAGGTTTTCACACACTGAATGAATAGCATGGAAAGGTTTGATAGCAGTTTATGCCAACTGAAATTTCTGACCTGTGATAAGCGGCAGCCCTGTGTACAGTGTGCATTGTAACAAATTTATCTAGGCAAGTGCAGAAGGTTAGGGATAGTGGCCTGCTTAAGATAAGCGTGTACTGAAGTTCTCATTAAGAAAACACAcaattttaattgataaaaatTGGCTCAAATGGCAAACTGTTCACCAACTTGGCTCTTGAGATTTTAACCTAAAGCTAGAAAATAGCTCCAAAGGTGAAGTTCAGTGTTGAAATCTGTTTGAAATGGTACAGTATGTAGTTGGAGGGAGAAGCTGTAAATCACCAGCTGGCCATAGTCTGAATGCAGATGGTCTCAGGTTTAATGCCTGGTATTTCCAAgttaaaatggcaggaaaaggaaaAGTATTTGCCTCAAAGTTTGGAGAGATCCGCTTGTCCTATTAAACAATACTGGGCCAGTGGTCTTAACccagtcagtataaggcagcctgaTCTGTTGTTTTGTACAGCAGTGGCTCCAGGTGAGCGCAGCTTTGTTATTTTTAAGTTTTATCAATGGCTACTATCCATGACAGCTAAACAGACCAACCAAGGATCCTTTAGCTAGAGACTTATGATGGAACCTTATATATGGAAGGCATGTGCTGTGAATGATGGACGCTTGCCAATCTGTATTTGTCTTGTGGTGTATCCTTGAGGGGTTTTCTGGTGGGAGGCTTCTGTTCCTGAATGTCCTACAGGCTTTTTGCAGAGTCTGTGGTGATTATGCCCAGTTTGCTTGTTAGAGAGGAATGAAAAATTCTGACATTGACTCAAAGGGATTGGTCATATTAGTAGAGAATATATTGTCCATGGGCAGGGTTCCAGATTCAAACCCAGGAATTATTTGCTGAGGAGGCTCTCACGTAGCAGGGATGGAAAAAACTTTTCTGTGAAGGGCCATTGCCCTGTTGACAGACAATACTATATTAGagtgtttatatcctgctttctccccagcgggggaCCCAAGGCGCCTTCCAAGACCATTCTTCCATCCTCATTTTTAGCTTCACAACCactaccctgtgaggcaggttaggctgagaatgagcaactagcctaaggtcatccagtgacCTTCACAGCGCATTGGAGATTCAGACCTGGGACTCTGCAATCCTTGTCTGGTtctctgaccactataccacgcaaGCCTTCATGGCCTAATGGTGTGGCTCAGTGCAAGGCAAATAAGGGGTAGAGTTTGCGTTAGGGTTTTCTAATTAGaagagccccatggggcagagtggtaagctgcagtactgcagtcaaaagctctgctcaccacctgagttcgatcccaacggaagttggtttcagatagccagctcaaagttgactcagccctccatccttccgaggtcagtcaaatgagtacctatcttgctgggggtaaagtgtagacgaccagggaaagcactggcaaaccaccccgtaaacacagtctgcctagtaaacgtcgggatgtgacgtcaccccatgggtcaggaatgacccagtgcttgcccaggggactacctttacttttctAATTAGATGTGTGATCTTTTACATTTCACTTGCTTGAAGGCGATACAGGAGTTAACACAAAATACATAAATGGATAATAGCAGGTGGAGTGTACACCTAGCATGCAGGTGCAGGGAAATTGCACCTTGTTGCTCCTTCCTCCTCAGTACTTGGACACACAAGAAACGCAGGTGCAGGAATTCTCCCCAGCTCCTACATACAAGTGTTTTCTGTGCAAGTGCTTGgtatagtgcagtggttcccaaacttttcgggccaccgcccccttggttccacaaactcaaccccagcgccccctacccagtcaaacaacacagttgaaggggcccacctctagcacccccctgctgccccttgcctcttagtgcccccttaggtaatcccaccgccccccaggaggtggtactgcccactttgggaaccactggtatagtgTATGAAGCTGGCCTTACTTTCAACTCGAGTTCAATAACCATGATGGAAGACTAATAAatattgaagggggggggtttcacACTTTAATCTGATGTGTTCTTTAAAATACTTCCGATATGTTTCACTTTTTACAATGATTTGTTCCTAATTGTGTCTTTACAAGTTTTttgttagcttttttttttttttaatggtttcaaCAAGCTCCAAAAGGAATCACAAACAAAACTTCTTGGCATAACAAGAAAAGAGGAATCATAGCATGCTGGGAATACAATGTGAAGTGAAATGATTTGTCTAATTGCTCAATATTGCAAGAAAAGTTTGTGTTTTGTAGAGTTATCCTGGAATCTGCTGTTCTGTGGGGAAACTCTTACTACGTGtgttcttttttcccctgtgCCTTATGTCTAACTAAAACAAATGTGTAAGTTAATGATTTTGCACTCTTCTGTTCTAGATCCAGTTCATTATGGTTACATGCCATATAGGACAAATCTACGTCATGGGTAACTGCCCATATCAGTATCCCATCTTTATGTTCATCATTGGGCTATACGGACTGGTGTTTTTAATCCTGTTTCTACACTTCTGGTACCATGCCTACACTAAAGGGAAGAGACCTCCGAAGTCTATTAAAAATGGTATCAACAAAAACAAAGCTGAATGAAGCACTCTGCCACAACAAACCTGAGTTTTCCCGACTTGTACTACTTGACAATCAAGATGCTTAGGTGCTCAGCACCCTGTATGTTTTGTACATGTTTTTCCGAAAAGAAAAAGCCttgtatttttactataaattatttgggatttacagtgcaatcctaagggggctGAAAAGGCATCGGAGGTGGCATGGCGTTggcgtaaatgccacttgcactgcCGAAATGGCCACTTACTCCGGCACTGGGGAATGGCGCAGCGACATCACGCGTGGGCACCAGCGCAGCGGTAGCGCATCTCTGGCGCAGGGGCTCAcactggtgccaaagggggcattcctgagggcggggccgacattagtcagctccttgAGCCCTTTCgtgccaggaacacccctttgccAGCACAAACTTaacgccagcaaaaatggtggcgcagcaTACAGCAATTTCACGGGCTCTAGGGGAATTTTCCTGTTCGGTTTGCTGGCTGCAATGCAGCAAACTGCTCAAGAGGCGGTGCGGCTGTGCCATGGCTGAAATGTCCCTGGGCGCCCTGCGactaccccccccctttaggattgcgctgttaatgttgatgtgggagggagggaaaagcctACTGATCTGAAAACACTGGCCTGCCATTTTTAGCAACTTTGCACATACGAGAAATATTTCCTTTGTATCAAATGAGTACTTCATGGCCATTTATTGGAAAGACATGCATATGTATTCTTTATAGAAATGAAGTGTGTCTGATGAGTATATGGCAGTATTTTGAGCACTGACAACATACATCGGTTTTAACTGGCACCTCATGTTGCTAAGGCTATAGGCTGTTTTTAATTTGAAATGGAATAAAATTTAATGAATGTTTGATGGACCATAAATGTCATTGTTAATACATTGCCTGTAAACACTAATGTATTTTGTACAAACTGTACCATATTAAAGTCCATGATTCTTAAGTCTGCTAAATTCTTGTCTAGTAGGAAGATGTCTTATAGTATGGGAGtgcggggggaggaggtagttttcAAAGGTGAATGGCTAGCAACATACCTCTTTAACTAGAAACTTTAGGGAAAGAGTAGCCTCTGAATTACCTCTGGAAGCTTGGTTGCCTAGTAAACTGTATTTGGAGTGGGATTTAAATAGCAGTTAATATACTAAATAGTTTaaatagtgtgtgggggggtgtttctgTGCTGTGAATGGGAAAGCAACAGATTACTGCCCCAtaagaccaggggtccccaatgtggtgcctgtgttTTAAGGAAGTAgccggggccaggtagggcttttgtccagcaaggtgTCTGATTGACTATTGCAGATTTGATTGagtctgctgattttttttaaaggttgctttggcagcagctgctatcacagcacaaggatctccactgtgtTTCTGAAATTAAGCAGTGGCAATctatttgtggctggctctgcctcctgtggcagcaccTACCATGCCATGGcagaatcccaaatgtgcccgcaggctcaaaataGTTGGACCCCCACATCATACTATTTTGTCATTGTTAATACATTGGAAGCCAGTGgggtgcggtggtttggagaggtggactgtgatctggagaacctggtttgattcacccactcctccacatgagcggcagacgctaatctggtgaaccgggttggtttccccactcctacacatgaagccagctggatgaccttgggctagtcacactttctcagtcccatctacctcacagggtgtctgttgtggggaggggaaggtgattgtaagtggtagagaaagtcggcatataaaaaccaactcttcttcctgtcaTCAAAACACAGATACCATATTAAAGTCTTGCAGCGTTAAAGAGAGCAGAGATGTGAtgactaattcattgccttctCTTGCACCTCCTCCTTTCATAGCGTAGCTATAGGCCATGAAAGTTCATGCTGGAATCAAATTTTGTCAAGGTGCTAGAAAACTTGCCTCCTTTTTTACGACAGCTTTGCAGTCAGCTGCCCCATCTCAGAACTAACTAATCCTTTGTACCGTTAAGTAGAATTAAACCCAGTTTAACAAACCGGTGCTGCTTGTTGAGGACACGCTTGTACAGAAGAGGGCACTCTCTCTCTGCTGCGAACCCTCGAGAAGAAACTTCCCCACCTGCTGTGCCTGCGAATTAAAGTGGCATTTTAAACAGGGTGAGATTGTGCCCCCCCCAacacttggtgtgtgtgtttgtgtgtgtgtgtgtgccttggaAAGTGAGTCGTTTTAGCTACTCAGTACAAAGAAACGCTGGGTGTGGTGGTCGCTACAGCTCCTGGTTTTGCTATTTCCCAAAGCAAGCATGCCACCCTAATTTCGCAGAAATCCGCCTGTGGATCATTCCCTACCATCTGTGGAGACAGTAGGGGCCATTCTGTGATCATTCCCCACAGTCAGTATAGGCTATTACCTGAAGCAAAGTCTTTGGGTGGTTCAAtgggtcaatagggttgccaacctccaggtggtggctggagatctccagctattacaactgatctccagctactagagatcagttcacctggtgaaaattactgctttggcaattggactctatggcattgaagcccctcccctccccaaaccccgctctcctcaggccccgccccctgtctttcccaacctggagctggcaacctctgGGATCAATTGAGCATCAGCCATCAACTCCGGGCAGACGGTTTGCTTGGGGGCGGCGCTTAGTTCAAGCGCCCCGTACAAAGGAAACGAAATGGGCGGGGTCAGAACACGTCTCTTAAAGAGCCGCCTCCAATCAAAAGCGTCCTAGTCTCCCC includes:
- the ELOVL7 gene encoding elongation of very long chain fatty acids protein 7, coding for MALGNLTSKAVSLYDEWIKNADPRVEGYPLMASPFPQTIIIVAYIYFVTNLGPKFMENRKPFELRQLMVAYNFGVVALSIYLTYEFLMSGWATGYSFRCDIVDYSSSPMALRMVRVCWLYYFSKFIELLDTVFFVLRKKNGQVTFLHVFHHSIMPWTWWFGVKFAPGGLGTFHGMINAIVHVIMYTYYALSSLGPSFYKYLWWKKHMTSIQLIQFIMVTCHIGQIYVMGNCPYQYPIFMFIIGLYGLVFLILFLHFWYHAYTKGKRPPKSIKNGINKNKAE